In Halorussus halophilus, the DNA window TATCTGGTCTTGGGTGGTCACGCGGAACTCGTAGCCCTGACTCTTTATCTGGCGAGCATCAGAGCGTTCGCCGAGGTAGTTGTACACCCGGCCCTGAACGGCGTCCACTTGCCCCGGCGACTCGGCGACGACGAGAATCCGTCCGAACACTGGCATGCGAGTGTTGAGGCTCGGACTGAACGTCGTCCGCAGGTAGTACGGATTGGTGGGTGCGTAGATGCGCGGTTGCGGTCCTTGGCTGAACCCGAGGACGCTCTCGGAGCCTTGCGATTCGACGATTCCGACTACCGTCGCGTTCGCGGTGCCCCCTGCCGCGCGAGTGAACGTGATGTTCTCGCCGACGCTAACGTTGCTCCCGCTGAACATCCGCGCAGCGGGGCGGTTCAACACGACTTCGCGTTGTCCACTCTGAAACGGCCCGCCCGAGAGGAACGTCAGATTCCGGACGCGGAAGTAGTCTGGCGACGTGACGGTTATCCACTGGCGCGCGACGGACGTGTTGTTGTGTGATACCGAAGTCGCAGCGATGCCGCTCTCGGGAACCGCTACTTCGACGCCGTCCAACTCTCGGATGTTGCTCACGTCGTACTCCGTGAACACCGTCTGGCCGCCACCGCCGAGCGCGGGCACGCGACTGTCGCCCGGAGCTTGCGCGGTGACGTACATCGTCGCGGCGTTGCCACCCGCGACTGTGCTGATGATGTCTTGCTGGAGGCTCGTCCCCAGCGTGACGAACGTGATGACCGCCGCGACGCCGATGATGACCCCGAGCGTCGTCAGCGTCGAGCGGAGTTTGTGTTCCCGAATGTTGCGCCAACTGATTCGTGCAGTCTCTAAGACGTTCATCGTGTCTCCCCCTACCGGAACCCCCGTCTGTGTCCCAATCCGTGACGTCCCGTACGCGTCGTTACAGGTCCCACCGGCAAAAGCCCTTGAGCCGAAACGTCGCGTTACGTGCCGGTAACGGTTGCACACGCCAGTTAAGCAGAGAGAAACCACGGGGAGAATTCGCTCCCGCCCGAAGGTACAACCCGCTGGCGGTCGGAGTGTCCCGCTATGGAGCGCACGAATCCCTCAACGGGCGAGTCGCTCGAATCTATCGGATCCGACACCGAGCAAGACGTAGCGGACGCGCTGGACCGCGCGACCGAGGTGTTCGAGGAGTGGAAAGAGGTCCGCATTCAGAAGCGCCAAACACTCCTCGCAGACGCGGGCGCGGTGCTTCGTGAGAACAAGCGAGAGTACGCCGAACTGATGACCGAGGAGATGGGTAAACCCGTCGAATCGGCCGTCTCCGAAGTCGAGAAGTGTGCGTGGGTCTGTGACTACTACGCCGAGAACGCGGCCGAACATCTACAGGACGAGCATCTCGGCGGGGAGGAGTACGCGAAGACGTACGTCTCCTACGAACCGATGGGGCCGATTCTGGCGGTCATGCCGTGGAACTTCCCGTTCTGGCAGGTGTTCCGATTCGCCGCACCGCATCTCACGGCTGGCAACGTCGGCCTGCTCAAGCACGCGTCGAACGTCCCCGGGTGCTCGCGGGCGATTCAGGAGGTGTTCGAGGAGGCGGGCTACCCGGAAGGCGTCTTCCAGTCGTTGCTCGTCGGCTCTGACGAGATGGACGACGTACTCACCGACGACCGCATCGCGGCCGTCACCCTCACCGGGAGCGAGCGCGCGGGGCGTGCAGTCGCCGAGAGCGCGGGCCAGCAACTCAAGAAGACCGTTCTCGAACTGGGCGGGAGCGACCCCTTCGTCGTGCTGGACGACGCCGACGTAGAAGCGGCGGCGAAGACCGGTGTGCGCGCCAGAACAATCAACTCCGGGCAATCCTGCATCGCGGCAAAACGGTTCATCGTCCACACCGACGTGTACGACGAGTGGCTCGACAAGTTCACCGACGAGATGGAGTCGCTGACCGTCGGCGACCCGATGGAAGAAGAGACGGACGTCGGCCCACAGGCCCGCGAAGACCTGATGGCCGACTTCCACGAGCAGGTCCAAGAGAGCGTCGAGGCGGGCGCGACCCTCGAAGTCGGCGGCGAACCGCTGGACAGAGACGGGTTCTACTATCCGCCGACGGTGTTGACCGACGTGCCACGAGACTCGCCTGCCGCCGCCGAAGAAGTGTTCGGCCCCGCCGCGGCCGTCTTCGAAGTCGAGGACGAACAGGAGGCCATCGAACTGGCGAACGACACGAACCTCGGACTCGGGGCGTCGGTCTGGTCGAAGGACCTAGAGCGCGGCGAGCGCGTCGCCCACGAAATCAAGGCTGGCTGTACGTTCGTCAACGAACTCGTCAAGTCCGACCCCAGACTCCCCTTCGGTGGCGTGAAAGACTCGGGATACGGCCGAGAACTGGCTAAGCACGGCATTCAGGAGTTCGTCAACAAGAAGACCGTCTGGGTGCAGGAAGCGAACGCTGGCGGGGAGGACGTGGACCTGAGCATCGAGTAGGACGCTCCCTCTGCGTTCAGGCCGTCTGCTCGCTGTCCGGTTGCTTCGTCTCCTCGCAGTCTATGCGTTCGCGGAGCCACCCCTGTTGGGTGGCGATGCCGCCCTGTTCGGCGAGTGGGGCCTGCACCTCGACTCCGACCGACCGCAGATGGGTCCACAACGGACTCAGCAGTTCGACGTAGCGCGAACTCGTGAGCGCGACGACTTCGTCGAACCGGGAGGTGAGACCGTCTTCGGAAACGAATCGCATCGCCGACGCAGTCAAGTCCGTAACCCACGCGCTCCGCTCGCGGGCATCGTAGTCGTCGAGCGACGCGTCGTACGGTGCAATTTCGTCCGTCGGTGAGAGGAGTCCGTGTTTCTCAGAGAGGACGACCCACTCGTCGCAAATGGTTTCGGCGTACTCGGCCTTGAGGCCGAAGTAACTGGAGATGTACTGCTCGCGCGCCGGTAATCGCTCGTCCTGCTGTCTCCCGTTGCCGTGAACGAGTGCGAGCGTCGTCACGAGTCGAGCGTGTCAGAGGGAGTACTTAGATGTTTAGGTGACGGGGGCACCCCTGAAAGCTGTCGAAATAATATCCGATAGGTTGTTTACTACGTGAAATTCGGAGGAATATTTATTAGGTAGATGCGCATCTGTAGAAGTACTCGTAAGTGACATGGATTTTTCGACGGGCAGTCACAGCGAAGACAGTATCCGAGTTCTCCACGTCGAACACGGCGACGGCACGGCGACAGATGCCGAAAACCTCCTCGAACAGAACCTCGACACAGTCGAGGTGACGACGAAGTCACGAGTCCAAACAGCACTCGACTGCCTCGATACCGAACCTATCGACTGCGTGGTCAGCGACACCGAACTCCGAGACGAAGACCCGCTCGATTTCCTCGAAGTTGTTCGACGCGACTACCCCGACCTCCCGTTCATCTTCTTCACCGGCGAGGACGACGAACACCTGGCCAGCGAGGCGATTCTCGGCGGTGCGAACGACTGGTTGCAGAAAGAGGGCGAGACAGCCCAATTCGACCGCTTGCAGAGTCGGATTCGAAGCCTCGTCGGCGAGTATCGGACGAAACGGGAACTTCGAGAGAACAGGCGGCAGTTCGAGACGCTGCTCTCCAATCTGCCGGGGTTGGCCTATCGCTGTCGGAACGAGAGAGACTGGCCGATGGAGTTCGTCAGCGAGGGCTGTCGAGAACTCACGGGGTACGACCCCGAACAGTTGACCGACGGTGGCGTGTCGTTCGGCGACGACATCACTCACCCCGACGACCGCGAAGCCGTGTGGCAGACCGTCGAGAAAGCCCTCGAAGACGGCACGTCGTTCCAAGTGGACTATCGAATCCGGACTGCTGACGACGAACTGAAGTGGGTCTGGGAACAGGGAGAACTCGTCTCTCGTCCCGACGAATCGACCGTCTTGGAGGGGTTCGTCATGGACGTGACCGACTGGAAGATGAGCAAACGCCGCCTCCGCATCCTCAATCGCGTCCTCCGGCACAACCTCCGCAACGATATGAACGTGATAATGGGGTACGCCGACGAGATTTCGAAAGAAGTCGAAGACGACGACCTCCGAGCGGAAGCCGAGACCATCGAGTCGATTGCGACGGACGTCGCGTCGCTGAGCGATTCGACCTCTCAAATCGAGGCGCTCATCGAAATAGAGCCAGCGAACAGACGGCCATTCGACGTTTCGACCCTCATCGAAGCGAGCGTCGAGAGGATTCGAGAGAAGTATCCCGAAGCCGAAATCACCGTCGAGCAACCGAACGACGCGTGGGTCCACGCGACGAAGGAACTCCAGTTCGTCTTGCAGCACACGCTCGACAACGCCGTCGTACACAACCATTCGGCCGTCCCCCGAATCGAAGTTACGGTGCGAGAAGCGCTAGGAACTGACGACGTTCTCGTCGAAGTCGCCGACGACGGACCGGGAATTCCACAGATGGAAATCGACGCGCTGGACACGCCCGAGGAGACGACCAGTCTCTCCCACGGGTCTGGGTTGGGTCTCTGGGTGATGAAGTGGGGCGTCGAATCGCTCGGCGGCGACCTGACGTTTGCAACAAACCAACCCACTGGTACCGTCGTGCGGATTCGTCTGCCGGAGGCGTCCCCGCCGAGCTAACGAAGCGAGTCTCGCTCACTCCAAGACGACTTCCACCAGCGCCATCTCGTCGCTCGAAATAGCCTCTTCCAAATCCTCCGCTAGCTCCGACCAACTTTCCGGGCGATACGCAGCTATGCCGAAGCTCTCGGCGAACAACTGGAAGTCGGGATTCGAAAACTCCGTGCCGAAGTGGCTCCTCCGGTGTTCCTCCTGTTTCTCGGTGATGAGCCTGTACTCGTCGTCGCGGAACAGCAAGATAGTGTAGCCACAGCCCACTCGGGTCGCCGTCTCGATCTCCGCGGCGTTCATCAGAAAGCCGCCGTCGCCAGTCGCGGCGACGACGTTGCTCTCCACTGCGAGGTCCGCGGCGAGGCCACCTGGCACCGAGATACCCATCGAAGCGAGTCCGTTCGAGATGATGCAGGTGTTCGGTTCGTACGTCGGGAAGTTTTGGGCGAGTATCATCTTGTGCGTGCCCACGTCCGAGAGCAACACGTCATCGGCGTTCATCACCTCGCGGAGCACGGGCAGTACCTTCGCAGTCGTGAACGGCTCGCCCTCCTCGTGGTCGGGCGTCACGTCCGCGACGATGTGCTCGCGCAGGTCGTCGTACCAATCGGTCTCGAACGACGCGTCAATTTCGCCACAGCAGGCGTTCAGTTCTCGAATCGCGGATGCGATGTCGCTGACGATTTCTACGTCCGGATTGTAGTGTTCGTACACTTCTGCGGGTTGGCTATCGACGTGGACGACTATGGTGTCAGTTCCGGAGTTCCACCCCTCCGGGTCGTGTTCGGCGATGTCGTAGCCGACCGTGAGGACGAGGTCCGCCATCTCGATGGCGTCGGAGGCTTCCTGATGTTCGCCGGAGTCGAGGGTCAGCAGTGAGTGGGCGTCGTCGTCCGAAACCGCGCCCTTACCCATGTACGTCGCCGCGACGGGGAGGTCGTAGTCCGAGACGAACGCTCGTAGTTCCTCGGCGGCGTCGGTTCGAACCGCACCGTTGCCAGCGATGACGATTGGCCGTTCGGCATCGGCCAACAACTCTCGGACTCGGTCGAGCGATTTTCGGTCCGGTTCGGGTCGCCGCACCTTCTCGCGCTGTTCGAGCGGTCGCACGTCGCTCGCTTCGCCCGCCACGTCTTCCGGAAGTTCGAGGTGCGTCGCGCCGGGTTTCTCGTACTCGGCAACTTTGAACGCCTTCCGAACCGACTCGTGGACGATGTCGGGGTCCGAAATCTGGGTGTTCCACTTCGTGACGGGGGCGAACATCTCCACCACGTCGAGCGCTTGGTGGCTCTCCTTGTGGAGTCGTTCGAGACCACCCTGTCCGGAGAGGGCGACCAGCGGTGCCTTGTCGAGGTTCGCGTCGGCGACGCCGGTCAGGAGATTCGTCGCGCCCGGCCCGAGCGTCGAGAGACAGACCCCAGCGTCCCCCGTAAGTCGGCCGTACACGTCGGCCATGAACGCACCCCCCTGTTCGTGACGAACGGGAACGAACTCGATTTTCGAATCTTCGAGCGCGAACAGCAACGCCTCGTTCTCCTCTCCGGGCAGTCCGAAGATATACTCCACCCCTTCCCGCTCCATGCTCTCGACGAGTACTTCCGCGGTGTTCATGGCGGAGATGCAACGTCGAGTCACATAGTTCGGGTGGCGGTGGGCGTTTACGTTGACGTAAATAGCTACGACAGTCGATTGGTGATGCGAGCCACCGTCCGAACATTTATAACAAATACCGAACAAGAGTTTGTCACGGCCTATGGAGACCTCTTTCCTCGTCCAGTGACCGGGTTCGTTCGCGGCCGCGAGTCGCAGTAGTTCGTAGTGCCATCGGCGGTGAGGGCCGAGAAGGTGCTATCGACGCGGTTCGATAGTTCCACCCTGCGATTACTCTGCGGACACGTCCGGTTCGATTCGCCGCCTCAGTAGCCAGTAGCGATTTCGTCGGGGTAGCGACGTGTAGACACACGACACGATAGTACATCATGCAATCTACAGACGCAAATTCAGGCGCTATCGTCGCCAAGCGAGTCGATTCCGGACAGGCCGACACAGCGGAGATTCGTGCCCTCGCAGAAGCCGCAGGGTACGAAATCCGAGCAGAGGTGACCCAGACGC includes these proteins:
- a CDS encoding ABC transporter permease; translation: MNVLETARISWRNIREHKLRSTLTTLGVIIGVAAVITFVTLGTSLQQDIISTVAGGNAATMYVTAQAPGDSRVPALGGGGQTVFTEYDVSNIRELDGVEVAVPESGIAATSVSHNNTSVARQWITVTSPDYFRVRNLTFLSGGPFQSGQREVVLNRPAARMFSGSNVSVGENITFTRAAGGTANATVVGIVESQGSESVLGFSQGPQPRIYAPTNPYYLRTTFSPSLNTRMPVFGRILVVAESPGQVDAVQGRVYNYLGERSDARQIKSQGYEFRVTTQDQIIGQVKQLTSTFTAYITGIAVISLIVGSIGIANIMLVSVTERTREIGIMKAVGAQSRDVLQLFLFEAVMLGVLGSILGAVIGMVGGFVGAQLIGLPLAFQPQWFGAAVVVGVVVGVLAGVYPAWDAAHTDPIDALRYE
- a CDS encoding NAD-dependent succinate-semialdehyde dehydrogenase, with the translated sequence MERTNPSTGESLESIGSDTEQDVADALDRATEVFEEWKEVRIQKRQTLLADAGAVLRENKREYAELMTEEMGKPVESAVSEVEKCAWVCDYYAENAAEHLQDEHLGGEEYAKTYVSYEPMGPILAVMPWNFPFWQVFRFAAPHLTAGNVGLLKHASNVPGCSRAIQEVFEEAGYPEGVFQSLLVGSDEMDDVLTDDRIAAVTLTGSERAGRAVAESAGQQLKKTVLELGGSDPFVVLDDADVEAAAKTGVRARTINSGQSCIAAKRFIVHTDVYDEWLDKFTDEMESLTVGDPMEEETDVGPQAREDLMADFHEQVQESVEAGATLEVGGEPLDRDGFYYPPTVLTDVPRDSPAAAEEVFGPAAAVFEVEDEQEAIELANDTNLGLGASVWSKDLERGERVAHEIKAGCTFVNELVKSDPRLPFGGVKDSGYGRELAKHGIQEFVNKKTVWVQEANAGGEDVDLSIE
- a CDS encoding DUF6884 domain-containing protein; protein product: MTTLALVHGNGRQQDERLPAREQYISSYFGLKAEYAETICDEWVVLSEKHGLLSPTDEIAPYDASLDDYDARERSAWVTDLTASAMRFVSEDGLTSRFDEVVALTSSRYVELLSPLWTHLRSVGVEVQAPLAEQGGIATQQGWLRERIDCEETKQPDSEQTA
- a CDS encoding hybrid sensor histidine kinase/response regulator, giving the protein MDFSTGSHSEDSIRVLHVEHGDGTATDAENLLEQNLDTVEVTTKSRVQTALDCLDTEPIDCVVSDTELRDEDPLDFLEVVRRDYPDLPFIFFTGEDDEHLASEAILGGANDWLQKEGETAQFDRLQSRIRSLVGEYRTKRELRENRRQFETLLSNLPGLAYRCRNERDWPMEFVSEGCRELTGYDPEQLTDGGVSFGDDITHPDDREAVWQTVEKALEDGTSFQVDYRIRTADDELKWVWEQGELVSRPDESTVLEGFVMDVTDWKMSKRRLRILNRVLRHNLRNDMNVIMGYADEISKEVEDDDLRAEAETIESIATDVASLSDSTSQIEALIEIEPANRRPFDVSTLIEASVERIREKYPEAEITVEQPNDAWVHATKELQFVLQHTLDNAVVHNHSAVPRIEVTVREALGTDDVLVEVADDGPGIPQMEIDALDTPEETTSLSHGSGLGLWVMKWGVESLGGDLTFATNQPTGTVVRIRLPEASPPS
- a CDS encoding acetolactate synthase large subunit; this encodes MNTAEVLVESMEREGVEYIFGLPGEENEALLFALEDSKIEFVPVRHEQGGAFMADVYGRLTGDAGVCLSTLGPGATNLLTGVADANLDKAPLVALSGQGGLERLHKESHQALDVVEMFAPVTKWNTQISDPDIVHESVRKAFKVAEYEKPGATHLELPEDVAGEASDVRPLEQREKVRRPEPDRKSLDRVRELLADAERPIVIAGNGAVRTDAAEELRAFVSDYDLPVAATYMGKGAVSDDDAHSLLTLDSGEHQEASDAIEMADLVLTVGYDIAEHDPEGWNSGTDTIVVHVDSQPAEVYEHYNPDVEIVSDIASAIRELNACCGEIDASFETDWYDDLREHIVADVTPDHEEGEPFTTAKVLPVLREVMNADDVLLSDVGTHKMILAQNFPTYEPNTCIISNGLASMGISVPGGLAADLAVESNVVAATGDGGFLMNAAEIETATRVGCGYTILLFRDDEYRLITEKQEEHRRSHFGTEFSNPDFQLFAESFGIAAYRPESWSELAEDLEEAISSDEMALVEVVLE